CACCctccaccatcatcatcatcatcaccaccacccTCCATCAACACCACCCATTACCATCACCGacgtcaccaccaccaccaccataatcACCTTCATGACTGCCTTCACCACCCATCATCATCACCAACGTGATAATGATGTTACTAACCTTAAATTATAAGataaggataatacttgcattcctCATTAGGGATGAACTCATTCCTCCACttgtaaataatatattttcaaGGCATAAATTTTATATTGAACTGTTCAATATCTTAATCTTTCTTTGAAGATCATatttacaaaaaatcattcaaatggTAGATCCTTTAGTCATTTAGATGTATAATATAAATGAACGGGGTTTGCCATTAATATGTTACTTAATACCTACACCTTGATTTATTTGGTACATTTGCATACTAAATGATCTCTAattcgaatgattttttttataggaatAATCTTCAAATTTAGAGTTAGAAAttgaacggttctgattataaaaattttacGGTAAAAATATGTTACTTGGAAGTGAGGAATGAGCTCATCACGAAGTGAGAAATGCAGGAAGTATTCGTAAGATAATAGGAAGGATGAAAAAATTACTTAGTAACGCCCTAAACCTTTGGTGTGATATATATCCCACCCGTACGTTCATTATCTGATCATGGTGGTGAGTCGGTGAGTGATACTGAATCACGATTAATATAATGGGAGGTGATCGATTTCACGGGTGTCACCTGTTCATGCTTAAATAATAGACACCACATGCCTGTGCTCAAAAGGAAATAGCAATTTTACATAAACACTGTGTTTTGTCTTATCTTATGCATGCTTTTGCTTTTCAGGGGACAAATTACATAGTAATTTACATAGTTATTTGTGAAAATACTTTCATGTTAATAATGCCAGCTAACTTTTTTCAAAAAGCTTTAGCTTTTGGAGGTTCTGAATGACCAAAAATAGCTGCAAAGTAGGAGTATTAATATTAGTATCTTAGTTCTGaaatttttataaagaaaagaaaattaaggactAGAAGCTTAATTGATTCTTTGAACCATTAACTATTTGAACTTTCGAAAGTTGATTAAACCTATGCACTATAATACATAGTGGAAGATACTCACGTGAATTTTTAACCTCGCCTCATGTTTTGTTCGgccaatttatttattatcttaTATACAAAACACATTTTCACCTAATTTAACTTGATAAACCTCACTTTACAAGAGCTTATAGTTCAGTTTGGTTAAGAATATAAGTATGACTACTTAATGAAATATCAAAGATGATTATATATTGGATAACATTTCTAgaattctaatatttttttcgCATTTGAAAGATTAATATAAAGTAGAATATTGCCTTGATAAAAACAAACCGAACTCATTCTAATGACTTATACTTTGAGTTGTAAGGACAATTGTACCTTAAGACAATGTCAATAGTTCAAATTTCCTTCTCATTTcttaaataaaatagtaaaaatgACCTTTTGGCTCTCAtgttttatttagttaattCAAAAAGAAGTTGAACAATCAACCCTCATATCATATTATCTACAAAATACAGTTTAAGTACAGAATCTCTCAAACATCACCTTTATAAAAAGTCCAAAAACATTTAAGGCTTATAATTAAGGCTGAAATTTAACTAAACGACCTCCAATAGTTGCTCtaatcaaacaaaataattacTAGGCAGGTAGAAGGAGCTTTTGCTGTTTGGTATTtgcctttctttctttcttttttcctttttataaaGGCAAAGACAAGTTAAAGTAGCATTTAATCAAGCAATAGTAAATTCCACTTTAGGATATATATAAAGTGGAATATTGCCTGGATAAAAACAAACTTAACTATCAATAATCTTTCATTATTTCCCTTAAATTTTCGAGATTAGCTACAATATTTATACGTATTTAgtgaaattattttgataataaGATATAACTTATATAAATATTACTATTTAATACAATCCATGTAACTTATGTAAATACCAATATTTGACGATTGAGTTTCCCTACAATACTTACATGACTTTTGTGAATATCATCATCTCAAGATTGAGATAGTGATTGTATTAGATACTTTCATTATTTCCTTCAAATTATCAAGTTTTACTACAACAGTTAATTACCATGTCATGGTAAGGCATAACTCATGTAAATATCACATTCTAACAATCTAGataataattatattaaatatatgtaaatattgtgaGAAAATAACTCAAACtcaatacataaaaataacatATTGCTCCACCCGACTTGATTATATAAGAATTTagcaaaagagaaaaggaatCAAAAGCCTAATAATTTGGCATCTGAGCTCCTCCtcaaaaagaattaaaaaaaaaaaaaaaaaagcacaagaAATACATAGAGGAGGACGAGTAAGGTCCCCACATCCACCCAGCACTGCCCCATCTAGAGCCCCTTGacttcaaaaaaatttcatttaatgATCCCCACCCTCCCAAACCCCAACCCAATGCCATGATATCTCCATTAAAAACTTGGTTGccaaaaaaatgacaaatacaacaaaagaataaaagggTGAGTGATGATAACCCCGAGCACCCACCCACCTGCCAATCCCTGCTTCAAACACACTACTACAACAACCCTACCCCTCACACGATCCCCATTTTCTTTGTTCTTACATCATTTTCCTTCCCTTTCCTCTCTAATTTTCTCAGGAAACAAACACCATGCTTGATCCCAACACAAACCCACATGAACACCCATTCCTCTTCAACAGCCGCGCCGACGACCACCAAATTAAAAGTGACACAACAACAAACTACGATTCTTGGCATTCCGTAAATTACGCTTCCCGGGCTCCTCAGAAAACTACTCAAAAATATGGAAACCACAGCATGGGAGGCCGGATCAACGTCGATACTACTACTGCTTCCGGTGACGAGTCTGACTCGCCGCCGTTGCGGAAGACGACGAGCCGCGTGAAGAACTATCGGAGTCTGTCCCCGACTTCGCAAAAACAAGCGATCGCCAGAGGACAGACGGAGCTCATGGAGATGGTGAAGACCATGCCTGAGTCGTGCTACGAGCTTTCGCTGAAAGATCTCGTTGAGCATAAGTATAGGCCAATGGGTGGCGACGAAGAAGAAGATCGAAATCAATGTCGAGGTCAAGAGGAAGAATACGATGATAGAAGTACTGAGAATTTGGTAAGGAAGGGAAATGGAGACGTAAACGAAAacgaaatgaagaaaaatggtGAGAGGAAGAAACTGGTGATGAGGAGTGGGAGCATAGATAGTGGGGGGTTTCTTTTGAAGATGGTTTTGCCAATTTCTTTGGGGGGTAAGAAGAAGAATAATAAGAGCGTTAAGGAGAAGGGTGAGTGCTTGGTGGTGGATGCAAATAGCAATAATATGAGTGCAAAGGTGTCTCCAAAGCCTCAGGGGTTGGATGGATCTGTGAAGGTAGTGGGTGTGGATAATGAATGGTGGAAGATGAAGAGATTTTCTGTATCAGAAAGGAGTGAAAGTGGTGTTTCTAGTATCAATAGTGGAAGCATAAAAAGCAGTGGCAGCggtagcagcagcagcagctgtaGCAGCAGAAGCAACGGCAGGTATGTTATCGATTTTAACTCGGAGTTTCACTTCCATTCGAGCGATaggaaatttattttttctttaattttattctgGAAACCATGCTATTTAATTTTGAGTTtgtcttcaattcattcatacACCAATTTCCAtgattgttttaaaattttcggaacaAGTGATCATTCATTCGTGATGAAAACAGGGGAGTCTTGAGTTTATTAACTTCatgaaagaatataaaaaacttctaaaccaaaaacaaaatctatTTAAATTATGGGTTTTGGTATGCGTCTGTGTATGGTGGAATGCTTGCCCGTTCGATCATTTTCCATTGGATCATTGATCGCGCATCAAACACTTGTTGCTTAAGTGCATGTCACACACCCGAGCGTAAAAGAATTTTCGTTTGAATTAACAGAAACAATCCTCTAAGTAAGCATGTGGGACATTTGGGTGAAACTTGAAATACATCTAAATTTCTTAATTTCGGAGTCTCCATTAACGGAAGAAAGGGTAAATGCAAGAAAGCATAAAAACGTGTGGGAACTGGTAAAGTTGCATGTAACTCACTCACATTCTAGAAACTGATTTGCCAAATGTCATGACTATAAGATTGAAACATGTATACAAAGGATTGTTTGGTGCAAAAGTTGTGCAAGTTTTGGGGGGCCTTTTCAAAATTTGGcaccattaaattttttttgtgacgTTTACAAAACATTACATTGTAGTATTTTTAGAACTATCTCagatatttttcatttgtcaaAAATATCAACATAGGGCCTATGAAAGTGTTAACTtagtacaaacaagtttaataatATATACAGCAAATAGTGTTGTAAGAATTAAACATAAGGTGTTTGATTTCTATATATAAGAATCAACTCACAGTCGCATTAGTGAAATAAATTCCTTTTACATTATAGCAAATTGTTTTTAGAAAGTATTGAGATTAAAGTGTTTGTTAATAATGGGTAACATTACCTTGAACTTAGGGTTAAAACTCCTCAAAATTACAAGTGACAGGTGATATATCAATTTTCAAGAAGTATATGTaaatatattttgatgtttttatatatattcaGTAGCAGCCATGACATGGCTTGTAAATGGACGGTTCAAATGATCGAATGAGTGAAATTGTACACACATCACTTTCAATATTTAGTTCAACGCAACACATAATATTTaactaaatcctaattttttgtcCCAAGTCTATTTGTTTTATCTAATTGTGTTTCTGGTTGCATGGTTGCAGGCGCAAGAGCAGTGGATGCTGGTCGTTCATCCTGCTCAAGAAGAACAAGAGGCGGGATTGAATGACGATTTGTACCTTCTATATACAATACAGCATGGAgattaatattaattaagtgtttgtGTAATTACGTCGCAAATAAAAATATGCTTTTGAGATATTGTAGAATATTGCAAAAGAGAATTTCCGTAGCTTGTGGTGTGTATATTCGTGAAGATTTTGGGAGAGTTGGTATATCTTTTCATTTAATTAATGGAACTTATAACAATTTCGTGCCTTTTTGTGTAAAAttctgtttaaaaaaaaaaatgaaaaactaaagaaaaaaaggttATTAATCCTTTACGcttcacacacacactctctctctctctctcttcacatCACGCCTCACTGGATGAAAATTTGTAAAAAGATTTTGTGAACTGGGGATTTGAACCATGCTAGAAATTCCAGAAAATGAGATGATAGTGTTGAGAATATCCAATGTCAGACGATAAAGTCTATAACATGTAAAAGCGCATGTCGAAAGTATTGAGCATGTCAAGCAACCAAGCACAAATATCCGATCGTGCTTTGCTGAATGTGTGTTCCTGCTGTTGATTTCACAAGTATTTGACCCTATAATATGTAAGATATTGTTGGCTTCTTCTTATGAAATAAAAGAACGAAATTGCTTGAgcttggcttgaaaattcatgaagtttgttttttaagtaaCTTGAAAGAATATAATTATTATGTTTGGAGGTAGGTAGGCAGGCACATATTTTTCTCGCAACAATATGCCACACTTGTAAGCATGGAAAAGGAGTATCTTTggtattataaaaaataaaaaaaatgtatagaaAATTGAATGATGATTCCATTCTGCTCTGACCAAACAATAACTAATTACATTGATACATATATCTATAAAATGGTTGTTCCTTAACTACCTTACAAGAAGTTGATTGCTATCACGAGAATGAAAGATTTTTAGTGTGTTCGAAATACAGATACATACGTTATATGTTATTTGTTGCTGTGAGCAATCTTTAGAAATAGGAATGTAAATATTATGTAAATATTAGAGTCCTTTATTAGGAAGGATATCTCTTGTGTCCattttagttttcctttgagAACAAGGATTGTATGTACTTATATACCAAATTATgcaatacatgaaaattaagccGTTAATTTCTATTTGGCATTGGAGCCTAACCGTAACCCTAAAAAATTCTACCGTGCTACTGCTGCTGCATGTTCAAACTGCAGATTTGTGTTCTTGCTGCGTTCGTTGTAGCAAACTGAAAGCTGCATAAGTATTGCCTACCGTGCTTTGTGGGTGTAATTGTGTGTGATCCATGGTAGGTGTTATAGAAGGATCAGGGCTAAAATTGGAGGGTAGGTCACATGGCTTGGCCAACAACTCAATTTTGAGTTCAGTTGTAATTCATAGTGATGcttcaaatgtaccaagtacCGTAAAACTCAACGGATCAAATTATCCTCTTTGGTCCAAAGTATTGGAGATGCATATCACTAGGCGTGGTAAGAAAGGGTTCATGATAGGGAGCATTAAGAAGCCTAAGGAAGATAGTGCCGAGTATGAAACTTGGGAGACTGGAAATGCAATTGTGAAATGGTGGTTGATTAATTGCATGGATCCTACCATCATGAGGTTTTTCATCCATCTTTGAACCGCTAAAGAAGTATGGGCAGAAGTTGCTCGAACGTATTATGATGAGTCTGATATCTCTCAGATTTATGAGTTGAAGGTAAAGTCATTCCGACTTCGACAAGAAGGATGGCCTATTGGTGTATATTATGCCGATCTTAAAGCTGTCTGGCAAGAACTGGATTAAAGGAAACCAATCAAGATGGAATGTGCTATTGACTTGAAGACACTTCAAGAAGAAATCCAACTAGACCGTGCGTATGCTTTTCTAACAGGACTTGATGGTATATTTGATAAGGTATGTAGTGATATTTTGAGAACTCAACATTTACCATCCGTCGTGGAAGTGTTTTTTGTTGTTAGGTGGGAAGCACAATGCTATGCTACTATGATGGGAGGCAGTGCCATTGGGAATCAAGGAGGAACACCCCATCTGGCGATGGTGTCACGGCCACCATCGTCTGGCCGGTCATATAGCTTGTCGTCATCAACAAATTCTCGCCTATTTACTcaagaaaataaagatgatttgAAGTGTAATTTTTGTAGGCAAACCCGTCATACGGAAGATACACGTTTTCAAAAACATGGCGTACCTGAATGGTTCCcggaattgaagaaaaaattgcgTGTAAATGAGCTAGCTGTTAATAGAGCCAGTGTGAGTCTTGCATCCATAACCACTACAACACCTAGTAACAAGGAGGTCGTGGAGATTCAAGGGGATCCAAGTCAAACTTTGTTGACTAGGACCAATCCTAGTGAATCCTCACCTATATGGTACTGAGCACCATATAGGTTAGATTCTGTACTCTGGTGCAACTGATCATATGATATTCGATAAAAAGTTATTTACGTGTATGACAATGACTCATCAAAAGTGTGTAGCAATGGCGAATGGAACCATTACTATGGTGACTGGGGCCGACACGGTGGACCTTACGccgtctctctctcttcaccaCTGCTTGCTTGTTCCATCATTTTCTCATCATTTATTATCTATTCCCTAACTTAATGAGcaattggattgtgttgtaCTTATGTGtccatttttttgtttactttaggATATTCAGACAATGAGATAATTGGGTGTGGCACTAAGAGAA
This genomic stretch from Pyrus communis chromosome 2, drPyrComm1.1, whole genome shotgun sequence harbors:
- the LOC137727031 gene encoding uncharacterized protein, coding for MLDPNTNPHEHPFLFNSRADDHQIKSDTTTNYDSWHSVNYASRAPQKTTQKYGNHSMGGRINVDTTTASGDESDSPPLRKTTSRVKNYRSLSPTSQKQAIARGQTELMEMVKTMPESCYELSLKDLVEHKYRPMGGDEEEDRNQCRGQEEEYDDRSTENLVRKGNGDVNENEMKKNGERKKLVMRSGSIDSGGFLLKMVLPISLGGKKKNNKSVKEKGECLVVDANSNNMSAKVSPKPQGLDGSVKVVGVDNEWWKMKRFSVSERSESGVSSINSGSIKSSGSGSSSSSCSSRSNGRRKSSGCWSFILLKKNKRRD